A DNA window from Actinomadura luzonensis contains the following coding sequences:
- a CDS encoding SRPBCC family protein, with product MLFLPRLLPRSMFRFAAGAAAGYLLAVRPWHLRWGADDAEVHGEMAGDDLVTVPQYQATRAVTVEAPPAAVWPWVVRFGGYVPGAYTGPAPGEGGEQPDLKAGEALPGVQDAVVERAEPPHTLVLAQRGAEAVASCSIALRELPDNRTRMVFRVRIRAEPGLGGVGYLARMDLSDFVAMRRRMLTVKERAEATA from the coding sequence ATGTTGTTCCTCCCGCGGTTACTGCCCCGCTCGATGTTCAGGTTCGCGGCGGGGGCGGCGGCGGGCTACCTGCTCGCGGTGCGCCCCTGGCACCTCCGCTGGGGCGCCGACGACGCCGAGGTGCACGGCGAGATGGCCGGCGACGACCTCGTCACCGTGCCGCAGTACCAGGCGACCCGGGCCGTCACGGTCGAGGCGCCGCCGGCCGCCGTCTGGCCCTGGGTGGTCAGGTTCGGCGGCTACGTCCCCGGCGCGTACACCGGTCCCGCTCCCGGCGAGGGCGGGGAGCAGCCGGATCTCAAGGCCGGCGAGGCGCTGCCCGGCGTCCAGGACGCCGTGGTCGAGCGGGCCGAGCCGCCGCACACGCTCGTGCTGGCGCAGCGCGGCGCGGAGGCGGTCGCGTCCTGCTCGATCGCGCTGCGGGAGCTGCCGGACAACCGGACCAGGATGGTCTTCCGCGTCCGCATCAGGGCCGAGCCGGGCCTGGGCGGCGTCGGTTACCTGGCCCGGATGGACCTGTCCGACTTCGTGGCGATGCGGCGGCGGATGCTGACCGTCAAGGAGCGGGCCGAGGCGACCGCCTGA
- a CDS encoding 5-methyltetrahydropteroyltriglutamate--homocysteine S-methyltransferase, with the protein MRTAPPFRADHVGSLLRPAELLRARDTLQGDELREAEDAAIREVVRRQEETGLRSATDGEFRRASWHMDFIYRLGGVGQAADERITVRFHNAQGDLEYTPAALRVTDRIRLGETIFADDFAFLRDTVTTAVPKLTIPSPSMVHYRGGPAAIDPKVYPDAEEFWRDLSAAYAEQVRRIGALGCTYLQFDDTSLAYLNDPAQRAELTSRGDDAEHLHLRYIKQINAALAAKPAGMTVTTHMCRGNFRSSWAASGGYDHVAEALFGELKVDGFFLEFDDERSGGFEPLRYVPPGKTVVLGLVTTKRGELESKDTLKRRIDEAAKFVDLDQLCLSPQCGFSSTVEGNELTIDQQFAKLRLIVETAEEVWGSR; encoded by the coding sequence ATGCGTACCGCACCGCCGTTCCGCGCCGACCACGTCGGCAGCCTCCTCCGCCCCGCCGAGCTGCTGCGCGCCCGCGACACCCTCCAGGGCGACGAGCTGCGCGAGGCCGAGGACGCGGCCATCAGAGAGGTGGTGCGCAGGCAGGAGGAGACCGGCCTGCGGAGCGCGACGGACGGCGAGTTCCGCCGCGCGTCCTGGCACATGGACTTCATCTACCGCCTCGGCGGCGTCGGCCAGGCCGCCGACGAGCGCATCACGGTCCGCTTCCACAACGCCCAGGGCGACCTGGAGTACACGCCGGCCGCGCTGCGCGTCACCGACCGGATCAGGCTCGGCGAGACCATCTTCGCCGACGACTTCGCGTTCCTGCGCGACACGGTGACCACCGCCGTGCCGAAGCTCACCATCCCCTCGCCCAGCATGGTCCACTACCGGGGCGGTCCGGCCGCCATCGACCCGAAGGTGTACCCGGACGCCGAGGAGTTCTGGCGCGACCTCAGCGCCGCCTACGCCGAGCAGGTCCGCAGGATCGGCGCGCTGGGGTGCACGTACCTGCAGTTCGACGACACGAGCCTGGCGTACCTGAACGACCCGGCGCAGCGCGCCGAGCTGACCTCGCGCGGCGACGACGCCGAGCACCTGCACCTCCGCTACATCAAGCAGATCAACGCCGCCCTCGCCGCCAAGCCGGCCGGGATGACCGTCACCACGCACATGTGCCGCGGCAACTTCCGCTCCTCCTGGGCCGCCTCCGGCGGCTACGACCACGTGGCCGAGGCGCTGTTCGGCGAGCTGAAGGTGGACGGGTTCTTCCTGGAGTTCGACGACGAGCGCTCCGGCGGCTTCGAGCCGCTGCGCTACGTGCCGCCGGGCAAGACGGTGGTGCTCGGGCTGGTCACCACCAAGCGCGGCGAGCTGGAGTCCAAGGACACGCTGAAGCGGCGCATCGACGAGGCCGCCAAGTTCGTCGACCTCGACCAGCTCTGCCTGTCGCCGCAGTGCGGCTTCTCCTCGACCGTCGAGGGCAACGAGCTGACCATCGACCAGCAGTTCGCCAAGCTCCGCCTGATCGTGGAGACGGCGGAGGAGGTGTGGGGGTCGCGCTAG
- a CDS encoding acyl-CoA synthetase, with translation MRNQGIGSWPARRARMTPGRVALSARGRDHTYAELRDRTQGLAAGLAAMGVRRGDRVAYLGPNSPALVETFFAAGLLGAVFVPLNTRLAVPELRFVLEDAEPAVLLLGDGHDGAGLPGRHVRAEAYEDLVAGGPPGPIDEPVGLDDVCLIMYTSGTTGRPKGAMLTHGNLTWNAVNLLVDVPLGPDEVTLVSAPLFHIAALAQTLVPTVLKGGRCLLEPSFDVERTFELIERERVTVMFGVPSMFGFLTRSPRWAGADLSSLRHLLCGGAPVPLPLIRAYQERGLTFLQGYGMTETAPGALFLGAEHSVDKAGTAGVPCFFSDVRLVAPDGSLAAPGEPGEVYVQGPNVMPGYWRRPEESAQVLDGDGWFRSGDVGVADEDGFVRISDRIKDVIISGGENIYPAEVESVLYGHPAVAECAVIGVPDERWGEVGKALVVPRPGAAAEPEELIKHLDGRLARYKIPKYLQFVPELPKNAAGKLLKAPLRKMYG, from the coding sequence ATGCGAAATCAGGGGATCGGCTCGTGGCCGGCGCGCAGGGCCCGCATGACGCCCGGCCGTGTGGCCCTGTCGGCGCGAGGACGCGACCACACCTACGCCGAGCTGCGCGACCGCACCCAAGGGCTGGCCGCCGGGCTGGCCGCCATGGGCGTGCGGCGCGGCGACCGGGTCGCCTACCTCGGGCCCAACTCCCCGGCCCTGGTCGAGACGTTCTTCGCGGCGGGCCTGCTGGGGGCGGTGTTCGTGCCGCTCAACACCCGGCTCGCCGTGCCCGAGCTGCGCTTCGTGCTGGAGGACGCCGAGCCGGCCGTGCTGCTGCTCGGCGACGGGCACGACGGCGCGGGCCTGCCCGGCCGGCACGTCCGCGCGGAGGCGTACGAGGACCTGGTGGCCGGCGGCCCGCCCGGCCCGATCGACGAGCCGGTCGGCCTGGACGACGTCTGCCTGATCATGTACACCTCCGGCACCACCGGCCGCCCCAAGGGCGCCATGCTCACCCACGGCAACCTCACCTGGAACGCGGTCAACCTGCTGGTGGACGTCCCGCTCGGGCCCGACGAGGTGACGCTGGTCAGCGCGCCGCTGTTCCACATCGCGGCGCTGGCGCAGACGCTGGTACCGACCGTGCTGAAGGGCGGCCGGTGCCTGCTGGAGCCGTCGTTCGACGTGGAGCGCACGTTCGAGCTGATCGAGCGGGAACGGGTGACGGTGATGTTCGGCGTGCCGTCGATGTTCGGCTTCCTCACCCGCTCGCCGCGCTGGGCCGGCGCCGACCTGTCCAGCCTGCGCCACCTGCTGTGCGGGGGCGCGCCGGTGCCGCTGCCGCTGATCCGCGCCTACCAGGAGCGCGGGCTGACCTTCCTCCAGGGCTACGGCATGACCGAGACCGCGCCGGGCGCGCTGTTCCTCGGGGCCGAGCACTCGGTGGACAAGGCGGGCACGGCCGGGGTGCCGTGCTTCTTCTCCGACGTGCGGCTGGTCGCCCCCGACGGCTCCCTCGCCGCCCCCGGCGAGCCCGGCGAGGTCTACGTGCAGGGCCCCAACGTGATGCCCGGCTACTGGCGCCGCCCGGAGGAGAGCGCGCAGGTCCTCGACGGCGACGGCTGGTTCCGCTCCGGCGACGTGGGGGTGGCCGACGAGGACGGCTTCGTGCGCATCTCCGACCGCATCAAGGACGTGATCATCTCCGGCGGCGAGAACATCTACCCCGCCGAGGTGGAGAGCGTCCTGTACGGGCACCCGGCGGTCGCCGAGTGCGCGGTGATCGGGGTGCCCGACGAGCGGTGGGGCGAGGTGGGCAAGGCCCTCGTCGTGCCGCGGCCGGGCGCCGCCGCCGAGCCGGAGGAGCTGATCAAGCACCTGGACGGCCGGCTGGCCCGCTACAAGATCCCGAAATATCTGCAGTTCGTCCCCGAGCTGCCGAAGAACGCCGCGGGGAAGCTGCTCAAGGCCCCGCTGAGAAAAATGTACGGATAG
- a CDS encoding ABC transporter substrate-binding protein encodes MRKFLPSLVGVVLAVAACGGGGNAGSGGGQGPIKVGLIVSLTGNYTPLGSEDKKAVELAVKQVNAQGGLLGRKVELVTRDDKTAPDQGIVAYNQIKGDIDALIGPVFSNAALAVEPLAQRDKMPYLSLAPAQEQVEPVKSYIFVTPALSSMYAERYLQYIQAKGIKTIAVAWDSKSAYSVSGHRSMTALAAKYGVKIAVDEPYETTNSDFSALFQHVRDSPAEALVFWGSGAPGVTAAKQYVASGLKTPLFLTASQASKLWLEPMGAAAEGMTVQSAIGVVGDALPAGKQKQVIDQMAGPYQQEHGYPPPQFAQDGYSASLLLFEAIRKAKSTDKAKVQQALEAMDLITPNGRFRYSATDHSGLSPEYISVNTVKGGKFVPTEWAMEQLTKTVSALG; translated from the coding sequence ATGCGCAAGTTTCTGCCCTCATTGGTGGGCGTGGTACTCGCCGTCGCGGCGTGCGGCGGCGGCGGGAACGCGGGCTCCGGCGGCGGCCAGGGCCCGATCAAGGTGGGCCTGATCGTCTCGCTCACCGGCAACTACACGCCCCTGGGCAGCGAGGACAAGAAGGCCGTCGAGCTGGCGGTCAAGCAGGTCAACGCCCAGGGCGGGCTGCTCGGCCGCAAGGTGGAGCTGGTCACGCGGGACGACAAGACCGCCCCCGACCAGGGCATCGTGGCCTACAACCAGATCAAGGGCGACATCGACGCGCTCATCGGGCCGGTGTTCTCCAACGCGGCCCTCGCAGTCGAGCCGCTGGCGCAGCGCGACAAGATGCCGTACCTGTCGCTGGCCCCGGCACAGGAGCAGGTCGAGCCGGTCAAGTCGTACATCTTCGTCACGCCCGCGCTGTCCAGCATGTACGCCGAACGCTACCTCCAGTACATCCAGGCCAAGGGCATCAAGACGATCGCCGTGGCGTGGGACTCCAAGAGCGCGTACTCGGTCTCCGGCCACCGGTCGATGACCGCCCTCGCCGCGAAGTACGGCGTCAAGATCGCCGTGGACGAGCCGTACGAGACCACGAACTCCGACTTCAGCGCCCTGTTCCAGCACGTACGCGACTCCCCCGCCGAGGCGCTGGTGTTCTGGGGCTCCGGCGCGCCCGGCGTGACCGCCGCCAAGCAGTACGTGGCCTCCGGGCTCAAGACGCCGCTGTTCCTGACCGCCTCGCAGGCCAGCAAGCTGTGGCTGGAGCCGATGGGCGCCGCCGCCGAGGGCATGACCGTGCAGAGCGCGATCGGCGTCGTCGGCGACGCGCTGCCGGCCGGCAAGCAGAAGCAGGTCATCGACCAGATGGCGGGGCCGTACCAGCAGGAGCACGGCTACCCGCCGCCGCAGTTCGCCCAGGACGGCTACAGCGCGAGCCTGCTGCTGTTCGAGGCGATCAGGAAGGCGAAGAGCACCGACAAGGCCAAGGTGCAGCAGGCCCTGGAGGCCATGGACCTGATCACGCCGAACGGCCGCTTCCGCTACTCCGCCACCGACCACTCCGGGCTGTCCCCCGAGTACATCTCGGTCAACACCGTCAAGGGCGGCAAGTTCGTCCCGACCGAGTGGGCGATGGAGCAGCTCACCAAGACCGTCAGCGCGCTGGGGTGA
- a CDS encoding branched-chain amino acid ABC transporter permease — protein MSAFLTYLLNGLAVGCAIALIASGLVVIHRVTGVVNFAQGTFAVVAGLCTASLLGLGLPHGVSELAAVLAAAAAGLLTGLAAVGRAGTTPLSSLIVTLGAGVLAYAVEIVLWGDQPRSAPGLAGSVTLAGARIQTQHLLVIAVTALAFVALALFFGRTYLGKALTACASNPYAARVVGIDVRRMGLLAFALGGLLGGIAGVLVTPLRPISFDTDVTLIVNGFAAAVFGALTRPVVTLAGALLLGVAETMAAGYGYGSHQLEIALGLMLVVMIVQAGRRSALSQEQT, from the coding sequence GTGAGCGCGTTCCTGACGTACCTGCTGAACGGGCTGGCGGTCGGGTGCGCGATCGCGCTCATCGCCAGCGGCCTGGTCGTCATCCACCGGGTGACCGGGGTGGTGAACTTCGCGCAGGGGACGTTCGCCGTCGTCGCCGGGCTGTGCACGGCGTCCCTGCTCGGGCTCGGGCTCCCGCACGGCGTCAGCGAGCTGGCGGCGGTGCTGGCGGCGGCCGCCGCCGGGCTGCTGACCGGTCTCGCGGCCGTCGGCCGGGCGGGCACCACGCCGCTGTCGTCGCTGATCGTCACGCTGGGGGCCGGCGTGCTGGCGTACGCGGTCGAGATCGTGCTCTGGGGCGACCAGCCGCGCTCGGCGCCCGGCCTGGCCGGCTCGGTGACCCTGGCCGGGGCGCGGATCCAGACGCAGCACCTGCTGGTGATCGCGGTGACGGCGCTGGCGTTCGTCGCGCTCGCGCTGTTCTTCGGCCGGACGTACCTGGGCAAGGCGCTCACCGCGTGCGCCTCCAACCCGTACGCGGCCCGCGTCGTCGGGATCGACGTGCGGCGCATGGGGCTGCTGGCGTTCGCGCTCGGCGGGCTGCTGGGCGGGATCGCGGGGGTGCTGGTGACGCCGCTGCGGCCGATCTCGTTCGACACCGACGTCACGCTGATCGTCAACGGCTTCGCCGCCGCCGTGTTCGGCGCGCTGACCCGGCCGGTGGTCACGCTGGCGGGCGCGCTGCTGCTGGGCGTCGCCGAGACCATGGCCGCCGGGTACGGCTACGGCTCCCACCAGCTGGAGATCGCGCTCGGGCTGATGCTCGTCGTCATGATCGTCCAGGCCGGCCGACGCTCGGCGCTCTCCCAGGAGCAGACATGA
- a CDS encoding ABC transporter ATP-binding protein, protein MIAVEDLVVAYGTAVALDHVTLQVGAGEMVALLGPNGAGKSTLANTLAGLLRPASGTVTTGGRLALIPEGRQLFPDLTVADNLALGGWRSGARDPSAVYDVLPRLAELAKRKAGVLSGGEQQMVAFGRALMSRPDVLVVDELSLGLAPAVTADLAAHLTELNRSRGLAVLLIEQNARLAFELCGRAYVLESGRLVTEGRSAALAGDPRVAGAYLGGAVT, encoded by the coding sequence ATGATCGCCGTTGAGGACCTCGTCGTCGCCTACGGCACCGCCGTCGCCCTCGACCACGTCACCCTCCAGGTCGGCGCGGGCGAGATGGTCGCCCTGCTCGGCCCGAACGGCGCGGGCAAGTCCACCCTCGCCAACACCCTCGCCGGGCTGCTGAGGCCCGCCTCCGGCACGGTCACGACCGGCGGCCGGCTGGCGCTGATCCCCGAGGGCCGCCAGCTCTTCCCCGACCTCACCGTCGCCGACAACCTGGCGCTCGGCGGCTGGCGCTCCGGCGCGCGCGACCCGTCCGCCGTCTACGACGTGCTGCCCCGGCTGGCGGAGCTGGCCAAGCGTAAGGCCGGGGTGCTGTCGGGCGGCGAGCAGCAGATGGTGGCCTTCGGGCGGGCGCTGATGTCCCGCCCGGACGTGCTGGTCGTGGACGAGCTGTCGCTCGGCCTGGCCCCCGCCGTCACCGCCGACCTGGCGGCGCACCTGACCGAGCTGAACCGGTCGCGGGGGCTCGCGGTGCTGCTCATCGAGCAGAACGCGCGGCTGGCGTTCGAGCTGTGCGGGCGGGCGTACGTGCTGGAGTCCGGGCGGCTGGTGACCGAGGGCCGGTCGGCGGCGCTGGCCGGCGACCCGCGCGTGGCCGGCGCCTACCTGGGGGGTGCGGTCACGTGA
- a CDS encoding PaaX family transcriptional regulator, which translates to MILTFLGDHVYGRGICVSSRSFIEAFAKVGVSEEATRSTLTRMVRRGLLRRRRRGRRMYFGLTPASADVLRDGERRIWHSGVVNDAAEDRWTLIGFSLPESWQRQRHELRSRLTWAGFGPLQNGLWIAPGEVDVTEVIDDLRADLGANVKVFAAEPRRPTDMQALVREAYDLEGLGRRYHEFLCRWDRPDPAPDAPDDLARSLTLLTGWLQIIRADPRLPLRHLPPDWPAERAQRLCHTLHERFRPEAAAIAERLLDTIPDDSAAEPNIGHNGDSDHEVA; encoded by the coding sequence GTGATTCTCACCTTTCTCGGAGATCACGTATACGGGCGCGGGATCTGCGTCTCCTCACGCAGCTTCATCGAGGCGTTCGCGAAGGTCGGCGTCTCGGAGGAGGCCACCCGCTCGACGCTCACCCGCATGGTCCGCCGCGGCCTGCTGCGCCGCCGCCGCCGCGGCCGGCGCATGTACTTCGGCCTCACGCCGGCCAGCGCCGACGTGCTCAGGGACGGCGAGCGGCGCATCTGGCACAGCGGCGTCGTCAACGACGCGGCCGAGGACCGCTGGACGCTCATCGGCTTCTCGCTGCCGGAGTCGTGGCAGCGGCAGCGGCACGAGCTGCGCTCCCGGCTGACCTGGGCCGGCTTCGGGCCGCTGCAGAACGGCCTGTGGATCGCCCCCGGCGAGGTGGACGTGACCGAGGTGATCGACGACCTGCGCGCCGACCTGGGCGCGAACGTCAAGGTGTTCGCCGCCGAGCCCCGCCGGCCCACCGACATGCAGGCGCTGGTGCGGGAGGCGTACGACCTGGAGGGCCTCGGCCGGCGCTACCACGAGTTCCTGTGCCGCTGGGACCGGCCCGACCCCGCCCCCGACGCCCCCGACGACCTGGCCCGCTCGCTGACGCTGCTGACCGGCTGGCTGCAGATCATCCGGGCCGACCCCCGGCTGCCGCTCCGCCACCTGCCGCCCGACTGGCCCGCCGAGCGGGCCCAGCGGCTCTGCCACACGCTGCACGAACGGTTCCGCCCGGAGGCGGCGGCGATCGCGGAACGCCTTCTCGACACCATCCCCGACGACTCCGCAGCGGAGCCAAATATCGGGCACAACGGTGACAGCGATCACGAAGTGGCCTAA
- a CDS encoding ABC transporter ATP-binding protein, whose product MLSVHGVSRSFGGVYAVRDVTLDVADGEVCGVIGPNGAGKSTLFNLITGHLAADRGEISFLGHRVDRLAPHRRARLGMSIVFQAARVFRGMTVRENVMVGLHGRTSAGFAAAALRLPRHRRDEREIAAEADAALARVGLADWADRPADRLPIGQQRALQLARALCARPRLLLLDEPASGLRGKERERLAELVEELRADGLTILLVEHDVAFVTRLADRIVVLDLGQVIADGPPAEIRADPLVLAAYLGQSA is encoded by the coding sequence GTGCTGTCCGTCCACGGGGTCTCGCGCTCCTTCGGGGGCGTCTACGCCGTCCGCGACGTCACCCTCGACGTCGCGGACGGCGAGGTCTGCGGGGTGATCGGGCCGAACGGCGCCGGCAAGTCCACCCTGTTCAACCTCATCACCGGCCACCTGGCGGCCGACCGGGGCGAAATCTCCTTCCTCGGGCACCGCGTGGACCGGCTCGCGCCGCACCGGCGGGCCCGGCTCGGCATGTCGATCGTCTTCCAGGCGGCCCGGGTGTTCCGCGGCATGACCGTGCGCGAGAACGTCATGGTCGGGCTGCACGGGCGCACCTCGGCCGGGTTCGCCGCGGCGGCGCTGCGGCTGCCCCGGCACCGGCGCGACGAGCGCGAGATCGCCGCCGAGGCGGACGCGGCGCTGGCCCGGGTGGGCCTCGCCGACTGGGCGGACCGGCCCGCCGACCGGCTGCCGATCGGGCAGCAGCGGGCGCTCCAGCTCGCCCGCGCGTTGTGCGCCCGGCCGCGGCTGCTGCTGCTCGACGAGCCCGCCTCCGGGCTGCGCGGCAAGGAGCGCGAGCGGCTCGCCGAGCTGGTGGAGGAGCTGCGCGCGGACGGGCTGACGATCCTGCTCGTGGAGCACGACGTGGCGTTCGTGACCCGGCTCGCGGACCGGATCGTGGTGCTCGACCTCGGCCAGGTGATCGCCGACGGCCCGCCCGCCGAGATCCGCGCCGACCCGCTCGTCCTCGCCGCCTACCTCGGGCAGAGCGCATGA
- a CDS encoding glycoside hydrolase family 30 protein: MLRGIVAIALLGLPAPTPGPAHPPVTVDEHVRHQEIDGFGVSQAFRRNELLEALPEAQQREILDLWFDRDKGAGMSILRLGIGSSPAGSPYDHMVSIQPENPGGPDAPPKYVWDGDDNSQVWVAKEAQRYGVRRFYADAWSAPGYMKDNGDDKNGGTLLPEWQRAYANYLVAYTKFYAKEGIKITDLGFTNEPDWTASYASMRFTPEQAAQFVKVLGPLAQRAGVKVACCDSFGWNEAKAYTAAIEADPEARRWVKTHTGHTYASPVDAPLPTHRKTWMSEWNPNGDRWNTAWDDGSGFDGITIASAIHDALTLGQVSGYVYWLGASRGATRALLQIDDVAKTYSVSKRLWALAAYSRFIRPGAVRLEATAADPALKVSAFRNPDGSRVIEVLNTGTAAVTWQGVRGHATAYVTNNDNSLTPSPVTGRTVTLQPRTLTTLVVR, encoded by the coding sequence ATGTTACGAGGCATCGTCGCGATCGCCCTGCTCGGCCTGCCCGCCCCCACCCCCGGCCCGGCGCACCCGCCCGTCACCGTCGACGAACACGTCCGGCACCAGGAGATCGACGGCTTCGGCGTCTCCCAGGCCTTCCGCCGCAACGAGCTGCTCGAGGCGCTGCCCGAGGCGCAGCAGCGGGAGATCCTCGACCTGTGGTTCGACCGGGACAAGGGCGCCGGGATGAGCATCCTGCGGCTCGGCATCGGCTCCTCCCCGGCCGGCAGCCCGTACGACCACATGGTCTCCATCCAGCCGGAGAACCCCGGCGGCCCGGACGCCCCGCCCAAGTACGTCTGGGACGGCGACGACAACAGCCAGGTCTGGGTGGCCAAGGAGGCGCAGCGCTACGGGGTGCGGCGCTTCTACGCCGACGCCTGGAGCGCCCCCGGCTACATGAAGGACAACGGCGACGACAAGAACGGCGGCACCCTGCTGCCCGAGTGGCAGCGCGCCTACGCGAACTACCTCGTGGCGTACACGAAGTTCTACGCCAAGGAGGGCATCAAGATCACCGACCTCGGGTTCACCAACGAGCCCGACTGGACCGCCAGCTACGCCTCCATGCGCTTCACCCCCGAGCAGGCCGCCCAGTTCGTCAAGGTGCTGGGGCCGCTCGCGCAGCGCGCCGGCGTGAAGGTCGCCTGCTGCGACTCCTTCGGCTGGAACGAGGCCAAGGCGTACACGGCGGCCATCGAGGCCGACCCCGAGGCCCGCCGCTGGGTCAAGACGCACACCGGCCACACCTACGCGAGCCCGGTGGACGCGCCGCTGCCGACGCACCGCAAGACGTGGATGTCGGAGTGGAACCCCAACGGCGACCGCTGGAACACCGCCTGGGACGACGGCAGCGGCTTCGACGGCATCACCATCGCCTCGGCCATCCACGACGCGCTCACCCTCGGCCAGGTCAGCGGCTACGTCTACTGGCTCGGCGCCTCGCGCGGCGCGACCCGCGCGCTGCTCCAGATCGACGACGTCGCCAAGACCTACAGCGTCTCCAAGCGCCTGTGGGCCCTGGCCGCCTACAGCCGCTTCATCCGCCCGGGCGCGGTCCGGCTGGAGGCGACGGCCGCCGACCCGGCGCTGAAGGTGTCGGCCTTCCGCAACCCGGACGGCTCGCGGGTGATCGAGGTGCTCAACACCGGGACGGCCGCGGTCACCTGGCAGGGCGTGCGCGGCCACGCGACGGCGTACGTGACCAACAACGACAACTCCCTCACCCCGTCACCGGTGACCGGCCGCACGGTGACCCTTCAGCCGCGGACGCTGACCACGCTCGTCGTCCGCTGA